One region of Catenuloplanes indicus genomic DNA includes:
- a CDS encoding ABC transporter ATP-binding protein, whose product MTIVTAAGLTRRFGKLTAVKPLTFDLPAGKVIGLVGPNGSGKSTLIRMLLGLIRPSGGDAMVRGESIGSPQRYLGRVGALVENPAFVPGLSARANLESLARLRGLPSARVDAVLHTVGLAGRDREPVKRYSLGMKQRLGIAAALLPDPALLILDEPTNGLDPSGIVEIRSLLAQLGTAGRTVVVSSHLLSEIEAICEHLVVIRFGELLYSGPIAGLLTSGSQHVDLRAEHDADTERLATALRTQGWEVFTSTAGGVRVSAGAHDAAPINRAAHAAGITLRSLNVVQDSLEDVFLAMTGDTDQQLMAARATEAQRGGR is encoded by the coding sequence ATGACGATCGTGACCGCGGCGGGCTTGACCCGCCGTTTCGGCAAGCTGACAGCGGTCAAACCGCTCACGTTCGACCTGCCGGCCGGAAAGGTGATCGGCTTGGTGGGCCCGAACGGCTCCGGCAAGTCGACGCTGATCCGAATGCTGCTGGGCCTGATCAGGCCCAGTGGGGGAGATGCCATGGTGCGGGGCGAATCGATCGGTTCACCCCAGCGGTATCTCGGTCGTGTCGGAGCACTGGTCGAGAACCCCGCCTTCGTTCCTGGCCTGTCCGCGCGAGCCAACCTGGAATCACTGGCCCGCCTGCGTGGGTTACCGAGTGCGCGCGTCGACGCCGTGCTGCACACGGTGGGTCTGGCCGGCCGTGATCGCGAGCCGGTCAAGCGCTACTCGCTCGGCATGAAACAGCGGCTCGGCATCGCGGCGGCGCTGCTGCCGGATCCGGCGCTGCTGATCCTGGACGAGCCGACCAACGGACTCGACCCCTCCGGCATCGTCGAGATTCGCTCGCTGCTGGCTCAGCTCGGCACGGCCGGGCGTACGGTGGTGGTCTCCTCGCATCTGCTCAGCGAGATCGAAGCGATTTGCGAGCATCTCGTGGTCATCAGGTTCGGGGAGTTGCTGTACAGCGGCCCGATCGCCGGCTTGCTGACTTCCGGCAGCCAACACGTCGACCTGCGCGCGGAACACGATGCCGACACCGAGCGACTGGCCACCGCCCTGCGCACGCAGGGCTGGGAGGTGTTCACCAGCACGGCCGGCGGTGTACGGGTGTCGGCAGGCGCACACGACGCCGCCCCGATCAACCGCGCGGCCCATGCCGCCGGCATCACTCTTCGCAGTCTGAACGTCGTCCAGGATTCCCTCGAGGACGTGTTCCTCGCGATGACCGGCGACACGGACCAGCAGCTCATGGCCGCCCGCGCCACCGAGGCCCAGCGAGGAGGCCGGTGA
- a CDS encoding TetR/AcrR family transcriptional regulator, producing the protein MAARGDATRDKLLDATIRLVREVGYTQTTTRAIAQAAGVAEGTLYRHYPDKAGLLAAAISKRSAPVLAWVRGLPMKAGTGTLAGNLTDCLTRLATLRADIVPFELAILTDPELGRAAAAAHAAEPGPPEFLTQYLHAEQRLGRIRADVDPGRIAVVLLATLFGLAVPAPPAVDALGDSWPDVSDAVAMIVEGVAARPATSEPPRKV; encoded by the coding sequence TTGGCCGCACGTGGTGATGCAACGCGCGACAAACTGCTCGACGCGACCATCCGGCTGGTTCGGGAGGTCGGGTACACCCAGACGACCACGCGTGCCATCGCTCAGGCCGCCGGGGTCGCCGAAGGTACGCTGTATCGCCACTACCCCGACAAGGCCGGCCTGCTCGCGGCCGCGATCAGCAAGCGGAGCGCCCCTGTCCTCGCCTGGGTCCGGGGGCTGCCCATGAAGGCCGGAACAGGTACTCTCGCCGGCAACCTGACGGATTGCCTGACCCGGCTCGCTACGCTGCGTGCCGATATCGTCCCGTTCGAGCTGGCGATCCTCACCGATCCGGAACTCGGCCGCGCGGCCGCCGCGGCACACGCAGCCGAGCCCGGTCCGCCCGAATTTCTCACGCAGTACCTGCACGCCGAGCAGCGGCTGGGCCGGATCCGGGCCGACGTCGATCCGGGCAGGATCGCCGTGGTGCTACTGGCGACGCTCTTCGGCCTCGCCGTGCCGGCGCCACCAGCCGTCGATGCCCTCGGCGACAGCTGGCCGGACGTCAGCGATGCCGTCGCCATGATTGTCGAAGGAGTCGCCGCCCGCCCCGCCACGAGCGAGCCTCCCAGGAAGGTCTAA
- a CDS encoding SDR family NAD(P)-dependent oxidoreductase, producing MTRWTADQMPDLTGRTVVITGGGRGIGLVVTRELARAGAHVVVAVRSVEKARRALTGTGGDLEFQQLDVSDLDSVRTFAHSYTGRVDVLINNAGVARIPAARTAQGLDVETATNYFGPFVLTNLLLPRVTDRVVSVSSQLHRFGRLRLDDLDWRNPGFRTMLDKYNASKLAMILFSLELERRLTAEGSPVRSIVAHPGVVRSELNAHSWLNVVNRFPALVQDVEPAALPILYAATQDVPGNAYVGPGGLFHFTGHPVVHKPSRAARNPATATRLWQATTALTDIGAHDRGNA from the coding sequence ATGACCAGATGGACCGCGGACCAGATGCCGGACCTGACCGGCCGGACGGTGGTGATCACCGGAGGCGGCCGGGGCATCGGCCTCGTCGTGACCCGCGAACTCGCCCGGGCCGGCGCCCACGTGGTGGTCGCCGTCCGCAGCGTGGAGAAGGCACGCCGGGCGCTGACCGGCACCGGCGGCGACCTCGAGTTCCAGCAGCTCGACGTCTCCGACCTCGACTCGGTGCGCACGTTCGCGCACTCGTACACCGGCCGCGTCGATGTCCTGATCAACAATGCTGGGGTGGCCCGCATCCCGGCGGCGCGGACCGCGCAGGGCCTCGACGTGGAGACGGCGACCAACTACTTCGGCCCGTTCGTGCTCACCAACCTGCTGCTGCCCCGGGTGACCGACCGCGTCGTCAGCGTCTCGAGCCAGCTGCACCGCTTCGGCAGACTTCGCCTCGACGACCTCGACTGGCGCAACCCCGGGTTCCGCACGATGCTCGACAAGTACAACGCGTCCAAGCTCGCCATGATCCTCTTTTCACTGGAGCTGGAGCGCCGCCTGACCGCCGAGGGCAGCCCCGTCCGCTCGATCGTCGCGCACCCCGGCGTCGTGCGCAGTGAACTCAACGCGCATTCGTGGCTGAACGTCGTCAACCGCTTCCCGGCCCTCGTCCAGGACGTCGAGCCCGCCGCGCTGCCGATCCTCTACGCGGCCACCCAGGACGTGCCCGGAAACGCATATGTCGGCCCGGGCGGCCTGTTCCACTTCACCGGTCACCCCGTGGTCCACAAGCCCAGCCGCGCCGCCCGGAACCCTGCCACAGCCACGAGGCTGTGGCAGGCCACCACCGCGCTCACCGACATTGGCGCTCACGACCGGGGGAACGCATGA
- a CDS encoding helix-turn-helix transcriptional regulator, translated as MEDDTLDGDGLAAFLRGRRLALQPEDVGLRRGPRRRTSGLRREEVAELCDMSVDYLTRLERGTKSKPSQHMAAALARGLRLTPEERNHLFLLCGLRPEARDPRDAHISPGLLRVMDRLQDTPAEIVGPLGDTLQQTPPAVALLGDETRHTGPARSAFYRWFTDPAARARYLPEDHQLHSRVYVSILRAAATAQGAGSSAAVLAAGLQRYPEFAELWQRQEVGLRWSSAKRFVHPEVGRIDLYCQTLLDPDEGQSLLIFTATPGTESYDKLTLLAVLGTDRFAGSDA; from the coding sequence ATGGAAGACGACACGCTTGATGGTGACGGCCTGGCGGCCTTTCTGCGCGGTCGCCGGCTGGCGCTGCAGCCGGAGGACGTCGGGCTTCGGCGCGGGCCCCGGCGGCGTACCAGTGGACTGCGTCGGGAGGAGGTCGCCGAGCTGTGCGATATGTCGGTCGACTACCTGACCCGTCTGGAGCGTGGCACCAAGTCGAAGCCGTCCCAGCACATGGCCGCCGCGCTCGCCCGGGGGCTGCGCCTGACCCCGGAGGAGCGTAACCACCTCTTCCTGCTCTGCGGCCTCCGTCCCGAAGCGCGTGATCCCCGGGACGCGCACATCAGCCCCGGGCTGTTGCGTGTGATGGACCGGCTCCAGGACACGCCGGCGGAGATCGTGGGCCCGCTCGGCGACACGCTGCAGCAGACGCCGCCCGCCGTGGCCCTGCTCGGCGACGAGACCCGCCACACGGGCCCGGCGCGCAGCGCCTTCTATCGGTGGTTCACCGACCCGGCCGCGCGCGCCCGATACCTGCCCGAGGACCACCAACTACACAGCCGCGTGTACGTGTCGATTCTGCGTGCCGCCGCCACCGCCCAAGGGGCCGGATCGTCGGCCGCCGTGCTCGCGGCCGGGCTGCAGCGGTACCCGGAGTTCGCCGAGTTGTGGCAGCGCCAGGAGGTGGGCCTGCGGTGGAGCAGCGCGAAACGCTTCGTCCATCCCGAGGTCGGGCGCATCGATCTGTACTGTCAGACGCTGTTGGACCCGGATGAGGGCCAGTCGTTGCTGATCTTCACCGCCACGCCCGGCACGGAGAGTTATGACAAGCTGACGCTGCTGGCCGTGCTGGGCACCGACAGATTCGCCGGCTCTGACGCGTGA
- a CDS encoding ABC transporter permease, whose product MSSIAANLETILSSGIRLAAPLAFAACGEYVAERAGTLNVSVEAMMLGAAFGAIAVAGLTGSATAGLLAGVPLGTVVGLAHGTLAHRWHINTFVAGLVLNALVLGLTSYLLTVGELGRHQVAQVSVPVLRDLPVLGTPLFTERWPVYLLLPLLPLTWWLVERSRWGLELRAAGENPQAADMTGIRVNLRRRQALLWCGALAGLGGAYLAVGEVGSFNQNMTAGRGYLVIAAVIFGGWRLGRTLAGCALFGLADALRLALPALGYTVNSQLLISAPYLLALLAMLLFTTRQRRPAALAQPFRRPS is encoded by the coding sequence ATGAGTAGCATCGCCGCGAACCTGGAGACCATCCTCTCCAGCGGCATCCGGCTGGCCGCGCCGCTCGCGTTCGCCGCCTGCGGCGAATACGTCGCCGAACGCGCCGGCACACTCAACGTCTCCGTCGAGGCGATGATGCTCGGCGCCGCCTTCGGCGCGATCGCCGTCGCCGGCCTCACCGGCAGCGCCACCGCCGGGCTGCTCGCCGGCGTACCGCTCGGCACGGTCGTAGGCCTGGCCCACGGCACACTCGCGCACCGCTGGCACATCAACACCTTCGTCGCCGGGCTCGTCCTCAACGCACTCGTCCTCGGCCTGACCAGCTACCTGCTCACCGTCGGCGAACTCGGCCGGCACCAGGTCGCGCAGGTCAGCGTGCCGGTACTGCGCGACCTGCCGGTACTCGGCACGCCACTGTTCACCGAACGCTGGCCGGTCTACCTGCTCCTCCCGCTGCTCCCGCTGACCTGGTGGCTGGTCGAACGCAGCCGCTGGGGACTGGAACTGCGCGCCGCCGGCGAGAACCCACAGGCCGCGGACATGACCGGCATCCGGGTCAACCTGCGGCGACGGCAGGCGCTGCTGTGGTGCGGTGCCCTCGCCGGGCTCGGCGGCGCCTATCTCGCGGTGGGCGAAGTCGGCTCCTTCAACCAGAACATGACCGCCGGCCGCGGCTACCTCGTCATCGCCGCGGTCATCTTCGGCGGATGGCGCCTCGGCCGCACCCTCGCCGGCTGCGCCCTGTTCGGCCTCGCCGACGCGCTGCGCCTGGCCCTGCCCGCCCTCGGGTACACGGTCAACTCGCAGCTGCTGATCTCGGCACCGTACCTGCTGGCCCTGCTCGCCATGCTGCTGTTCACCACCCGGCAACGACGGCCGGCAGCACTGGCACAGCCCTTCCGGCGCCCGTCCTGA
- a CDS encoding ABC transporter permease: MTRTEPWLPAATTAAALALSALLITATGGSPTAALQALIQGSLGDPTAISQTLLYAAPLLLVAVGTCCSTRSGAFNIGQEGQVLIGALAGATAGLRLAAPEPALPLVVLLAAALAAGTWAWLSALMHRLRGVDIAVSTLLTTFLAQQAVAYAVTTPWLLQESRLGAAAALPQSNTLPPAALLGSLGDHPALQLNLGLAVALAAALLAAVTLDRTRWGLRLTMTGLNPAAAQHAGVPVAAVNAAALATSGALAGMAGAVLLTSPLSTNRLQPDLSINIGWDGLLVALIARNRPLLTIPVAALFAALRAGGSFLAATGVPPYLVDVVKALLTLALVAGRWSHE; this comes from the coding sequence ATGACCCGCACCGAACCCTGGCTACCCGCCGCGACCACCGCCGCGGCACTGGCCCTCTCCGCCCTGCTCATCACCGCCACCGGCGGCTCCCCCACCGCAGCGCTGCAAGCACTGATCCAGGGCAGCCTCGGCGACCCGACCGCCATCAGCCAAACCCTGCTGTACGCCGCGCCGCTCCTGCTCGTCGCCGTCGGCACCTGCTGCAGCACCCGGTCCGGCGCATTCAACATCGGTCAGGAAGGCCAGGTGCTCATCGGCGCGCTCGCCGGCGCCACCGCCGGACTACGCCTGGCCGCACCCGAACCCGCCCTGCCACTCGTCGTCCTGCTCGCCGCCGCACTCGCCGCCGGCACCTGGGCGTGGCTCAGCGCACTCATGCACCGCCTCCGCGGCGTCGACATCGCGGTCAGCACACTGCTCACGACATTCCTCGCACAACAGGCGGTCGCATACGCGGTCACCACACCCTGGCTGCTCCAGGAATCCCGGCTGGGCGCCGCAGCCGCACTACCCCAGTCGAACACACTGCCCCCCGCCGCGCTGCTCGGCTCGCTCGGCGACCACCCCGCGCTGCAACTCAACCTCGGGCTCGCCGTCGCACTCGCCGCCGCGCTGCTCGCCGCCGTCACACTCGACCGGACCCGATGGGGACTGCGACTGACGATGACCGGACTCAACCCGGCAGCGGCCCAGCACGCCGGCGTACCCGTCGCCGCCGTCAACGCCGCCGCCCTGGCCACCTCCGGCGCGCTCGCCGGCATGGCCGGCGCCGTGCTGCTGACCAGCCCACTGAGCACCAACCGGCTGCAACCCGACCTCTCGATCAACATCGGCTGGGACGGCCTGCTGGTCGCACTCATCGCCCGCAACCGGCCGCTGCTCACCATCCCGGTCGCCGCACTCTTCGCGGCCCTGCGCGCCGGCGGCAGCTTCCTCGCCGCGACCGGCGTGCCACCCTACCTCGTCGACGTCGTCAAGGCACTACTGACACTCGCACTCGTCGCCGGCCGGTGGTCACATGAGTAG
- a CDS encoding ABC transporter ATP-binding protein, protein MAPEPALRLRGITKKYGTVIACDNVDLTVERGEIHGLLGENGAGKSTLMRILLGLETRDAGTVARDGHTVTITGPRDAAAHGIGMVHQHLSLIDPLTVWENVVLGDPGPVRRAAARAGVRAVAEHYGLVIDPDAPVGTLSAGERQRVELIKCLRRDPAVLIMDEPTSVLTRAESAELFTVLRRAVTAEDRAVVLISHKLTEITTATDRVTVMRAGRVVLRRTTAATTETELARQMIDRETTTPGTPPHPTPPAAPAAPGAALRLTGLTVPPGLNDLHLTVQPGEIAGLYGPEGNGQKTLEDILSGLTVPHAGTVEIAGTAVDLHRPGALTAAGLGIVPEDRHRTGIIADLNVAQNLLMTRLGDVSGRVLIDRRRLHRQAQALVDEYGITTHSLDTPLRHLSGGNQQRVVLARALSGRPRVLVAAQPTHGLDVGAAEDLYTRLRRCAVDGIAVLIISTDLDELLALTTRLAVILHGRIVGELPTAQADPQQLGLLIGGAT, encoded by the coding sequence TTGGCTCCTGAACCGGCCCTGCGCCTACGCGGAATCACCAAGAAGTACGGCACGGTGATCGCCTGCGACAACGTCGACCTGACCGTCGAACGCGGCGAGATCCACGGCCTGCTCGGCGAGAACGGCGCCGGCAAATCGACGCTGATGCGCATCCTGCTCGGGCTCGAGACACGCGACGCCGGCACCGTCGCACGCGACGGCCACACCGTCACCATCACCGGGCCGAGGGACGCCGCAGCACACGGCATCGGCATGGTGCACCAGCACCTCAGCCTGATCGACCCACTCACCGTGTGGGAGAACGTCGTGCTCGGCGACCCCGGACCGGTCCGGCGAGCCGCGGCCCGGGCCGGCGTACGCGCGGTCGCGGAACACTACGGACTCGTCATCGACCCCGACGCCCCCGTCGGCACACTGTCAGCCGGCGAACGGCAACGCGTCGAACTCATCAAATGCCTGCGACGCGACCCGGCCGTACTCATCATGGACGAACCCACATCCGTGCTGACCCGGGCCGAGTCAGCCGAACTGTTCACCGTCCTGCGCCGCGCCGTCACAGCCGAAGACCGCGCCGTCGTCCTGATCAGCCACAAACTCACCGAGATCACCACAGCCACCGACCGGGTGACCGTCATGCGCGCCGGACGAGTCGTCCTGCGCCGCACCACAGCCGCCACCACCGAGACCGAACTGGCCCGGCAGATGATCGACCGCGAGACGACGACACCAGGCACACCCCCGCACCCCACCCCACCGGCAGCACCGGCAGCACCGGGAGCAGCACTGCGGCTCACCGGGCTGACCGTGCCGCCCGGCCTCAACGACCTGCACCTCACCGTCCAGCCCGGGGAAATCGCCGGACTGTACGGCCCCGAAGGCAACGGCCAGAAAACACTCGAAGACATCCTCAGCGGACTGACCGTCCCGCACGCCGGCACGGTCGAGATCGCCGGTACCGCCGTCGACCTGCACCGGCCCGGCGCACTCACCGCCGCCGGCCTCGGCATCGTGCCCGAGGACCGGCACCGCACCGGCATCATCGCCGACCTCAACGTGGCCCAGAACCTCCTCATGACCCGGCTCGGCGACGTCAGCGGCCGCGTACTCATCGACCGGCGGCGCCTGCACCGGCAGGCACAGGCCCTGGTGGACGAGTACGGCATCACCACCCACTCCCTCGACACACCGCTACGCCACCTCTCCGGCGGCAACCAGCAACGCGTCGTACTGGCACGCGCACTCTCCGGCCGGCCCCGGGTCCTGGTCGCCGCCCAGCCCACCCACGGCCTCGACGTCGGCGCCGCCGAAGACCTGTACACCCGCCTACGCCGCTGCGCCGTCGACGGCATCGCCGTCCTGATCATCTCCACCGACCTGGACGAACTCCTGGCACTCACCACCCGGCTCGCCGTGATCCTCCACGGCCGGATCGTGGGCGAGCTGCCCACCGCACAGGCCGACCCGCAACAGCTCGGCCTGCTCATCGGCGGCGCCACATGA
- a CDS encoding BMP family ABC transporter substrate-binding protein, giving the protein MRKTLALITAAATTTALAACVSNDETATPAPSAAPGSSTGTLLPGAPDVNGDGKVIIGVLSPGDINDNGYYESFVVKAEAFAAAQGWTVIKRGSVPVSEALTAARALCRQHADMVAIGASELKDAIPASEEAVCATTAWYVPSSANVPQTPKIMLSSDDPKQSMLVAGYAAGLLMQTRNSTKAGFVTGPEADFTKIASSAFLAGIRQLVPDATLVTTYTGDFDDSGKAREATQAQLSQGAGAIYPYLGGATDVATALANSAGAITLTPGTDRCTSTSPTFDISVLFDPGDYFAAALQLYAAGTLQMGITKTWQLGVDPYPTVKLCNGTPEQNAKLAAFIADIGRGTIDPAAEVQKLGS; this is encoded by the coding sequence GTGAGGAAAACACTGGCACTGATCACCGCCGCCGCCACGACCACCGCGCTCGCCGCATGTGTCAGCAACGACGAGACCGCGACCCCGGCACCGTCCGCGGCACCGGGCAGCAGCACCGGCACCCTGCTGCCCGGCGCACCCGACGTCAACGGCGACGGCAAGGTCATCATCGGGGTGCTCAGCCCCGGCGACATCAACGACAACGGCTACTACGAAAGCTTCGTGGTCAAAGCCGAGGCATTCGCCGCGGCGCAGGGCTGGACCGTCATCAAACGCGGCAGCGTGCCGGTCTCCGAGGCACTCACCGCCGCCCGCGCCCTGTGCCGACAGCACGCCGACATGGTCGCGATCGGCGCCAGCGAACTCAAGGACGCCATCCCGGCCTCCGAGGAAGCCGTCTGCGCCACCACCGCCTGGTACGTGCCGTCCTCCGCGAACGTCCCACAGACCCCGAAGATCATGCTGTCCAGCGACGACCCGAAACAGTCGATGCTCGTCGCCGGGTACGCCGCCGGCCTGCTCATGCAGACACGCAACAGCACCAAGGCCGGGTTCGTCACCGGCCCGGAGGCTGACTTCACCAAAATCGCCTCGTCCGCGTTCCTGGCCGGCATCCGCCAACTCGTCCCGGACGCCACGCTCGTCACCACGTACACCGGCGACTTCGACGACTCCGGCAAAGCCCGGGAAGCAACCCAGGCACAGCTCAGCCAGGGAGCCGGAGCGATCTACCCGTACCTGGGCGGCGCGACCGACGTCGCCACCGCGCTGGCCAACTCCGCCGGCGCGATCACGCTGACCCCCGGAACCGACCGGTGCACCTCCACCAGCCCCACCTTCGACATCTCGGTGCTGTTCGACCCCGGCGACTACTTCGCCGCCGCACTACAGCTGTACGCGGCCGGCACGCTGCAGATGGGGATCACCAAGACGTGGCAGCTGGGCGTCGACCCGTACCCGACCGTGAAACTCTGCAACGGCACCCCCGAACAGAACGCGAAACTGGCGGCGTTCATCGCCGACATCGGCCGCGGCACCATCGACCCGGCGGCCGAGGTGCAGAAGCTTGGCTCCTGA
- a CDS encoding cytochrome P450 encodes MVSDLAESYDPLGAHAEDPYPFYAEARRREPVLYAPRIDAWLVTRFADVQAVVKDWAGFSSVNSLRPFRPLHPATLTALAEGFAPRADNVTSDGDTHRRLRLPYTRHLTAPGRIKDLEPGVRARAETLVDGLATDGSTDLITRFAKPLPLRTAAEMFGFAPGDVPTARDGSEASFRLGVTDLTEADEAADARAVVAYQHLVARYAHRRRAAPNGDLISDVTAALADGDGPLTADQEAELVTTISSAFGAGHITTADLIGSAVTLLAAHPQQWALLCRRPELITGAVEEVLRFRTPIRTMFRRATRAATIGGVEIPQGADVLVVFASANRDEQHYPDAGQFDVTRKPARHFGFGAGVHTCVGAAPARAQARIALQVLTARLPDLHQPHR; translated from the coding sequence GTGGTCAGTGATCTCGCGGAGAGCTACGACCCGCTCGGCGCACACGCCGAGGACCCGTACCCCTTCTACGCCGAGGCCCGCCGCCGGGAACCGGTGCTCTACGCACCGCGCATCGACGCCTGGCTGGTGACCCGGTTCGCCGACGTCCAGGCCGTGGTCAAGGACTGGGCGGGTTTCTCCTCGGTCAACAGCCTGCGGCCGTTCCGGCCGCTGCACCCGGCGACGCTGACCGCGCTCGCCGAGGGGTTCGCACCGCGCGCGGACAACGTCACGTCCGACGGGGACACCCACCGCCGGCTACGGTTGCCGTACACGCGGCACCTGACCGCACCCGGCCGGATCAAAGACCTGGAGCCGGGCGTACGGGCACGGGCCGAGACCCTGGTCGACGGGCTGGCCACGGACGGCAGCACCGACCTGATCACCCGGTTCGCGAAGCCACTGCCGCTGCGGACCGCAGCCGAGATGTTCGGGTTCGCACCCGGCGACGTGCCGACCGCACGCGACGGCAGCGAGGCGTCGTTCCGGCTGGGCGTCACCGACCTCACCGAGGCTGACGAAGCGGCCGACGCCCGGGCCGTCGTCGCGTACCAGCACCTCGTCGCACGGTACGCCCACCGGCGGCGCGCGGCACCGAACGGCGACCTGATCAGCGACGTCACGGCCGCACTGGCCGACGGCGACGGGCCACTGACCGCCGACCAGGAGGCGGAACTGGTCACCACGATCAGCAGCGCGTTCGGTGCGGGGCACATCACCACCGCGGACCTCATCGGCAGCGCCGTGACGCTCCTGGCCGCCCACCCGCAGCAGTGGGCGCTGCTGTGCCGCCGGCCGGAGCTGATCACCGGCGCGGTCGAGGAGGTGCTGCGGTTCCGGACGCCGATCCGCACCATGTTCCGCCGGGCCACCCGCGCCGCCACCATCGGCGGCGTCGAGATCCCGCAGGGGGCGGACGTGCTGGTGGTGTTCGCGTCCGCGAACCGCGACGAGCAGCACTACCCCGACGCCGGGCAATTCGACGTCACGCGCAAGCCTGCCCGGCACTTCGGCTTCGGGGCCGGGGTGCACACCTGCGTCGGCGCGGCACCGGCCCGGGCCCAGGCGCGCATCGCACTGCAGGTGCTCACCGCACGGCTACCGGACCTGCACCAACCACACCGGTGA